In Hippoglossus stenolepis isolate QCI-W04-F060 chromosome 13, HSTE1.2, whole genome shotgun sequence, a single genomic region encodes these proteins:
- the pfkla gene encoding ATP-dependent 6-phosphofructokinase, liver type — translation MSSMDLERLKMTGAGRAMAVLTSGGDAQGMNAAVRAVTRMGIYVGAKVYLIYEGYQGLVDGGDNIKLAHWHSVTNIIQQGGTVIGSARCKVFTTREGRVAAAYNLVKKGITNLCVCGGDGSLTGANIFRSEWSSLLEELVQKGRITDTLAQQHDHLNIVGLVGSIDNDFCGTDMTIGADSALHRIMEIIDAIMTTAQSHQRTFVLEVMGRHCGYLALVSALASGADWLFIPESPPKEGWEDRMCSRLETSRIKGSRLNIIIIAEGAIDINGKPISSTYVKDLVVDRLGYDTRVTVLGHVQRGGTPSAFDRILSSKLGVEAVVALMEGSPDTPACVIGLSGNHAVRLPLMECVEMTKLVQKAMNEKRFEEAVKLRGGSFENNWNIYKLLAFQKPAQSQSNFSLAILNVGAPAGGMNAAARSAVRLALAHGHKVFAVNDGYQGLANGAVFEMEWHSVAGWTGQGGSLLGTKRTLPKKHMEKIVETIAKFNISALLVIGGFEAYEGVLQLFEARSRYDELCIPMCVIPATISNNVPGTDFSLGADTAVNAAMEGCDKIKQSASGTKRRVFVVETMGGFCGYLATSTGIAVGADAAYIFEDPININDLKTNVEHLAEKMKKDIQRGLVLRNEKCHENYTTDFIHKLYSSEGKGIFDCRVNVLGHLQQGGAPSPFDRNFGTKLGVRVIQWISERLTENFRQGRVFTNSPDTACVLGLHRKVIKFTPVAELKAVTDFEHRMPKVQWWYNLRPLLKMLAKYQTSFCEYVPGEIEHVTRRSLSIDSGF, via the exons ATGTCCTCCATGGACCTGGAGCGGCTGAAGATGACGGGGGCCGGCCGGGCCATGGCTGTGCTGACCAGCGGCGGAGATGCGCAAG GGATGAACGCTGCTGTCCGAGCTGTGACCCGGATGGGCATTTATGTGGGGGCCAAGGTCTATCTTATTTATGAG GGATACCAGGGCCTGGTGGATGGAGGAGACAACATCAAACTGGCTCACTGGCACAGTGTGACCAACATCATCCAACAG GGTGGGACTGTGATTGGTAGTGCCAGATGCAAGGTCTTCACAACGCGGGAGGGCAGAGTCGCCGCCGCCTACAACCTCGTGAAGAAAGGCATCaccaacctgtgtgtgtgtggtggagacGGCAGCCTCACCGGAGCCAACATCTTCCGCAGTGAGTGGAGCAGTTTGCTGGAGGAGCTCGTACAGAAAG GACGGATCACAGACACTCTGGCCCAGCAGCACGATCACCTGAACATCGTAGGGCTCGTTGGCTCCATAGACAACGACTTCTGTGGCACTGACATGACCATCGGAGCCGACTCGGCGCTGCACCGCATCATGGAGATAATTGATGCCATCATGACCACGGCACAGAG CCACCAGCGCACTTTTGTTCTGGAAGTCATGGGTCGACACTGTGG GTATCTGGCCTTGGTGTCAGCGCTGGCATCTGGGGCCGACTGGCTCTTTATTCCAGAGTCTCCCCCTAAGGAGGGCTGGGAGGACCGTATGTGTTCCCGTCTAGAAACA AGCCGTATAAAGGGGTCAAGACTAAACATTATAATCATCGCAGAAGGAGCCATTGACATAAATGGCAAACCCATCTCCTCAACTTATGTAAAAGAT CTGGTGGTGGATCGGCTGGGTTATGACACCAGAGTGACAGTACTCGGCCACGTTCAGCGAGGAGGAACTCCCTCAGCCTTCGACAGAATTCTG AGCAGTAAGTTGGGTGTGGAGGCTGTAGTCGCTCTGATGGAGGGCTCTCCTGACACTCCAGCCTGTGTCATCGGCCTGTCAGGTAACCATGCTGTTCGTCTTCCTCTAATGGAGTGTGTGGAGATG ACTAAGTTGGTGCAGAAGGCCATGAACGAGAAGAGGTTCGAGGAGGCAGTCAAACTGcgaggagg GAGTTTTGAGAACAACTGGAACATCTACAAGCTTCTCGCCTTCCAGAAACCTGCCCAGTCTCAG AGCAACTTCTCTTTGGCTATTCTGAACGTTGGCGCTCCCGCTGGAGGGATGAATGCAGCCGCGAGGTCGGCGGTGAGATTAGCCCTTGCTCACGGACACAAGGTCTTTGCGGTCAACGATGGATATCAAGGACTTGCCAATGGAGCG GTTTTTGAAATGGAATGGCACAGTGTGGCCGGATGGACGGGACAAGGGGGCTCGCTGCTGGGAACAAAACG GACGCTtccaaaaaaacacatggagaaGATTGTGGAAACCATTGCCAAGTTCAACATTTCGGCTCTTCTTGTAATTGGAGGATTCGAG GCGTACGAAGGagtgctgcagctgtttgaagCCCGGAGTCGCTACGACGAGCTCTGTATACCCATGTGTGTAATCCCTGCCACCATCAGCAACAACGTGCCTGGAACTGACTTCAGCCTGGGAGCAGACACTGCCGTCAATGCTGCCATGGAG GGCTGTGACAAGATAAAGCAGTCTGCCAGTGGCACCAAGAGAAGAGTGTTCGTGGTGGAGACTATGGGTGGATTCTGTGGCTATCTGGCCACGTCAACTGGAATAGCTGTGGGTGCCGACGCAGCCTACATCTTTGAGGACCCCATCAACATCAATGACCTGAAG ACCAACGTGGAGCATTTAGCTGAAAAAATGAAGAAGGACATCCAGCGGGGTCTGGTACTGAG GAATGAGAAATGCCATGAAAACTACACGACAGATTTCATCCATAAGCTGTATTCATCAGAGGGGAAGGGCATCTTTGACTGCAGAGTCAATGTGTTGGGACACCTTCAGCAG GGTGGTGCACCTTCTCCCTTTGACAGAAATTTTGGCACCAAGTTGGGTGTGAGGGTGATCCAGTGGATTTCAGAGAGATTGACAGAAAACTTTCGACAAG GCCGCGTGTTCACCAACTCGCCAGATACAGCGTGTGTGCTCGGCCTACACAGGAAGGTCATCAAGTTCACGCCTGTCGCTGAGCTGAAGGCTGTGACTGATTTTGA GCACCGGATGCCCAAGGTCCAGTGGTGGTATAATCTGCGGCCACTGCTAAAAATGTTGGCCAAGTATCAGACCAGCTTCTGTGAATACGTCCCAGGAGAGATCGAACATGTGACTCGACGATCCCTCAGCATCGATTCTGGGTTCTAA
- the LOC118120341 gene encoding RUN and FYVE domain-containing protein 2: protein MSDHYSLNSIDGLLCQSALQTRELSQKKNEFIQRIKVCRADIAERRSYIDTLHRNIKKLEEETRGKQSTAMYNKANARSMKTTNRLLLQYEQTLKAELESRKDSFNHDTEVYEERIASYRKKFQSHQEYYLQNPTAQKLLRLQGEKEEIECRIKACDDQITMKQAELDHLTGPEVTVSSTEKLLDSVTGQQPEEEAEKQLDPQTEDCDSAIDSFCLHLNQTKMLQNGDKVSVEAGGADIPEEHKVQDTTACSTYPEEAGRELWSHQQLDEQSWTEEMQTNEQEKDTELQEQVLEQQSNVSEEEEAAEDKAEEGVGTDEEQTSSEKDNEELVAFPQSSCEETNSQASVAKTTAAPSTTAFPFNFSPASGTSDTKSPAFLFSLNSDPSTPGFSGFGFDTSQAEDTNFAFTGSFFNEKKTTDTKSSSGGEFLFDQSEQGEDFQFAFNFKSPQATTKEKSREDFPFSFNF from the exons ATGAGCGACCATTATTCACTCAACAGCATCGACGGCCTCCTCTGTCAATCTG CTCTTCAGACTCGCGAGCTTTCCCAAAAGAAGAATGAATTCATCCAACGAATTAAAG tttgCAGAGCTGACATTGCTGAGAGGAGGTCTTACATCGACACACTTCACAGAAACATCAAGAAACTGGAGGAGGAAACCAGGGGGAAGCAGAGCACTGCCATGTATAATAAAGCTAACGCAAGAAG CATGAAGACGACCAACCGCCTGCTCCTCCAGTACGAGCAGACGCTGAAAGCTGAACTTGAGAGCAGAAAAGACAGCTTCAACCACGACAC GGAAGTCTATGAAGAGAGGATTGCAAGCTACAGAAAGAAATTCCAGTCACATCAAGAATATTATTTGCAAAATCCTACGGCTCAAAAGCTCCTCAGGCTGCAGGGCGAAAAAGAGGAGATTGAGTGCAGGATCAAGGCCTGCGATGATCAAATTACAATGAAGCAGGCAGAGCTAGACCATCTCACTG GTCCAGAAGTCACTGTCTCTTCTACTGAGAAGCTACTGGACAG tGTTACAGGTCAACAGcctgaagaagaagcagagaaacaatTAGATCCTCAGACCGAGGACTGTGATTCTGCCATCGACAGCTTCTGTCTTCATCTCAACCAGACAAAG ATGTTGCAGAATGGAGATAAAGTATCTGTAGAGGCAGGTGGTGCAGATATCCCTGAGGAACACAAGGTCCAGGATACGACCGCCTGCAGCACTTACCCAGAGGAAGCAGGCAGAGAGCTGTGGTCTCACCAACAGCTGGATG AACAAAGTTGGACAGAGGAGATGCAAACTAATGAGCAGGAAAAGGACACTGAACTACAGGAACAAGTCTTG gAACAGCAATCTAATgtgtcagaggaagaggaggcagcagaggacaAGGCGGAGGAAGGAGTGGGAACAGATGAAGAGCAGACATCAAGTGAAAAGGACAATGAGGAACTTGTTGCTTTTCCTCAGTCATCATGCGAAGAGACTAATTCTCAGGCCTCTGTGGCAAAGACGACAGCTGCACCTTCAACCACAGCATTTCCATTTAA CTTCAGCCCTGCCAGTGGTACCTCCGATACCAAATCTCCAGCTTTCCTGTTCTCTCTGAACTCTGATCCGAGCACTCCCGGCTTCTCTGGATTTGGATTTGACACGTCGCAGGCTGAG gacaCAAATTTTGCTTTCACTGGCTCTTTTTTCAACGAGAAG AAAACCACGGACACCAAGTCTTCAAGTG gcgGTGAGTTCTtgtttgaccaatcagaacAAGGTGAGGACTTTCAGTTTGCCTTCAACTTCAAGAGCCCTCAAGCAACTACCAAAGAGAAGAGCAGGGAGGACTTTCCATTTTCATTCAACTTTTGA